The genomic window ATGGTAGCTATATCTATTTAAATTCTCAAAACTTCACCCCACCCCCCTCTCAGGCGCGTCTTAGGCTCTTTCACCATCAACTCACCCATACAGTCAGTGTACAGTGGAGGCCAGTAACATAAAGGTAATTTATTAACAGAAACCtacaataatattaaaaaaaaaacaacaacaaaaaaaccctgcatGTGCAGTTTCCTCAATCCAATGTGGCACAGTCTGATAAAGATGTGTCACAGTAAGCAAGGATGCAACAAGTATGTCCTTTACTGCCTGTATCCACTTCAGAGATCCAAAGTTTTCTCCCGTTCAGTGCTTTGGATTTCTTTGGCATGATGATTACTGTTGAACAGAGAATGTATTTTAATGCCGCTGGCCGCATTCTTCAACAAGTCATATTCCAGGTCTTGGCTTGCAAAGGCTGATCAAAATCCACAGAAGATGATCGAAATTCCACCGAATCGTTCCAAACATTATCAGCTCCATCTTAAAGCGGCGGCACTTTATCCTCATACTGCGGTGGGGGGGTGAGTGGTTCAATACTGAATCCAGCTGTGGGCTGAGAGttatcaatgtttttcatgtgCAGCTTCTCCGATTTAATCCTGCGGATACTGATAGGGAGAAGCTTAAGGTTATTTTTCCCAGGTCTATGGTTTGatgcagaaacagcagcagcaggaggaccaCTCGAATCCACGGCAGGCTGAGATCTGCTAACTGTGCCCTCTGACCCCTCGTTCTCGTACTGCACACCATCCACTTGCACCAGGTCGTCATAGGAAGGCAGCTGGGAGACGCTCGGGCGAAGGCTGCTCTGAGTGACCGGGTACTGGCCACTGCATACCGCCTCCTCGTAGGTGGGCACCGCGTAACGCTGGGCTTGCTGCTCAGCACTGTAAACATTTATGGAAATGCAAGAATAGAAATGGTACACTTTAATTACACATACTAtttaaatgcacaaacacattatAGTCACACAATGACCAGTCCTGCACTAGCGTTGACTCACATGAGTGAAAATGATACAGCTTATATCAGGGCTGACAAAGTGATTGCCCTGATGTCTAACCCTGAGATTTACACTGCTGAAAAAGAATTTCAGCTACTGTGAGAGTAAATGTTGCTGCCTTTAAAGAAATTCTTGAGCAGGCAATAAAAACCACAAGCAGATCTCTCTCacatgttttcaggttaaaaggaaaaaaaaaaaaaaaaaactctctgGGAGCGTGCTGAATACAATTAACTGAATTTGAGATTCTCTTAATAGacacaaaaaaatgaagaagtCATTTTGGAAAAAAAGCCCTAATTTTTAAAAGAAGTCAAAAAGTGATTTAGTCAGTCATGAAACTCACGTTTCCCTTTGCTCCTGGTCCCTTCCTCGTGCTCCGCTGTGGTTCTGGGCCTCCCGGAGTTGTTGCTCCCTCCGTTTGTTTCTCATTCCCAGACATAATGACAGCAGGAGCATAGCCACTCCGCAGCCCGTCAAGACGAAGGCCACAGAAGACGCCTTATTTTTCCTGCCTTCACCTGCCGGgttgccgctgctgctgc from Astatotilapia calliptera chromosome 20, fAstCal1.2, whole genome shotgun sequence includes these protein-coding regions:
- the tmem51a gene encoding transmembrane protein 51a, with the protein product MRSTVGGPPDTLGHEQARSSNNNNSNNNNNNTSGEINGNSGSQYALCALGVGLVALGIVMIVWSVVPATPLGNSSSSGNPAGEGRKNKASSVAFVLTGCGVAMLLLSLCLGMRNKRREQQLREAQNHSGARGRDQEQRETAEQQAQRYAVPTYEEAVCSGQYPVTQSSLRPSVSQLPSYDDLVQVDGVQYENEGSEGTVSRSQPAVDSSGPPAAAVSASNHRPGKNNLKLLPISIRRIKSEKLHMKNIDNSQPTAGFSIEPLTPPPQYEDKVPPL